A genomic window from Phycisphaerales bacterium includes:
- a CDS encoding GNAT family protein → MDLTARVLEDDKIRLEPLTREHLAEWCRVGLDADIWKWYTIAPITTPEMMRDYIELLLNQQAEGTTIPFVTRDKVSGRVVGGTRYLNIEPERRKVEIGSTWIGREWRRTHVNSHAKLLMLRYAFGTLGCVRVELRTDALNAPSRAAIGRLGATFEGILRKHAETASGRWRDTAVFSILDSEWPAVRAGLEARIAGHAAANA, encoded by the coding sequence ATGGACCTCACCGCCCGCGTGCTGGAAGACGACAAGATTCGGCTGGAGCCGCTGACGCGGGAGCACCTGGCGGAATGGTGCCGCGTGGGGCTGGATGCGGATATCTGGAAGTGGTACACGATCGCCCCGATCACCACGCCCGAGATGATGCGCGATTACATCGAGCTGCTGCTGAACCAGCAGGCGGAGGGGACGACCATCCCGTTCGTCACGCGCGACAAGGTGAGCGGGCGGGTGGTGGGCGGCACGCGGTACCTGAACATCGAGCCCGAGCGCCGCAAGGTTGAGATCGGCAGCACCTGGATCGGGCGTGAGTGGCGGCGGACGCACGTCAACTCGCATGCCAAGCTGCTGATGCTCCGGTACGCCTTCGGGACGCTCGGGTGCGTGCGCGTGGAGCTGCGGACCGATGCGCTCAACGCGCCCTCACGCGCGGCCATCGGAAGGCTGGGGGCCACATTCGAGGGCATCCTCCGCAAGCACGCGGAGACGGCGTCCGGCCGCTGGCGTGACACGGCCGTATTCAGCATCCTCGACAGCGAGTGGCCGGCCGTTCGGGCGGGGCTGGAGGCCAGGATCGCCGGGCACGCCGCGGCGAACGCTTAG